Proteins from one Deinococcus sp. AB2017081 genomic window:
- the panC gene encoding pantoate--beta-alanine ligase — protein MGYLHEGHATLIRQARQACDVVVLSIFVNPLQFGPKEDLAKYPRDLERDLRVAAGAGVDAVFFPEVETMYPPGFDTRVVVSGVSEPLDGAARPGHFVGVATVVLKLLNLVQPGRVFLGEKDWQQLAVLRRMVTDLNVPVEVVGVPTVRETSGLAMSSRNSYLTAPQKERATVLHRALRSVQAAYAGGERRTLALRQAGLDVLAHEPDAEVEYLEVVGADLLSSDMLEREREDNDPMTRVLVAARMYGVRLIDNLPLDPGATIGAGA, from the coding sequence ATGGGCTACCTGCACGAGGGACACGCGACCCTGATCCGGCAGGCGCGGCAGGCCTGCGACGTGGTGGTGCTCAGCATCTTCGTCAATCCCCTTCAGTTCGGCCCGAAGGAGGATCTGGCGAAGTACCCGCGTGACCTGGAGCGCGACCTGCGCGTGGCGGCCGGGGCGGGTGTGGATGCGGTCTTCTTTCCGGAAGTGGAGACCATGTACCCGCCGGGATTCGACACGCGGGTGGTGGTGTCGGGCGTCAGCGAGCCGCTGGACGGCGCGGCGCGGCCCGGGCATTTCGTGGGCGTGGCGACCGTGGTGCTCAAACTCCTGAACCTCGTGCAGCCCGGGCGGGTGTTCCTGGGCGAGAAGGACTGGCAGCAGCTGGCCGTGCTGCGGCGCATGGTCACCGACCTGAATGTGCCGGTCGAGGTCGTGGGGGTGCCCACGGTGCGCGAGACGTCGGGTCTCGCCATGAGCAGCCGCAACTCGTATCTGACGGCGCCGCAGAAGGAGCGGGCCACGGTGCTGCACCGGGCGTTGCGCTCGGTGCAGGCGGCCTACGCGGGGGGCGAACGCCGAACACTGGCGCTGCGACAGGCAGGCCTGGACGTGCTCGCCCACGAGCCGGACGCAGAGGTGGAATATCTGGAGGTCGTGGGGGCTGACCTGCTGTCCAGTGACATGCTGGAAAGAGAACGTGAGGACAATGACCCCATGACCCGCGTGCTCGTGGCCGCCCGGATGTACGGCGTTCGCCTGATCGACAACCTGCCCCTGGATCCCGGAGCGACCATCGGGGCCGGCGCGTGA
- a CDS encoding type IV pilus twitching motility protein PilT, whose product MTLDELLREMVTRRASDVHLQAGSPPMGRVDGQLVPFGSQALMPPDTQMLAQALMPAEQWEDFEYRHELDIAYSVSGLGRFRCNVFRQRGAVGIVMRIVSDAIPGFESLGLPADLMRGLADSPRGLILVTGPTGSGKSTTLASLIDHINRTFAYNVITVEDPVEILHKNKKSIVVQREVGSDTRDFRTALKYAMRQDPDVIMIGEMRDKETVEAALSAAQTGHLVLSTLHTQDAVRSVNRIIDFFPPFERDQIRIHLAESLVGIVSQRLLRRSDGVGRVLGLEIMLNTPLIQDYIKDEEKTPLIKDALIEDNIRGMHTFDQHLVQLYRNHLITMDEALASATSPHELKLMVTKTGTAY is encoded by the coding sequence GTGACCCTGGACGAACTGCTGCGCGAGATGGTCACGCGCCGCGCGTCGGACGTGCACCTGCAGGCCGGCAGTCCGCCGATGGGCCGCGTGGACGGGCAACTGGTGCCCTTCGGGTCGCAGGCGCTGATGCCGCCGGACACCCAGATGCTCGCGCAGGCACTGATGCCCGCCGAGCAGTGGGAGGACTTCGAATACCGCCACGAGCTGGACATCGCGTATTCGGTGTCGGGGCTGGGCCGCTTCCGCTGCAACGTGTTCCGGCAGCGCGGCGCGGTGGGGATCGTCATGCGGATCGTGTCGGACGCGATTCCGGGCTTCGAGTCGCTGGGTCTCCCGGCCGACCTGATGCGCGGTCTGGCCGACTCGCCGCGTGGCCTGATCCTGGTGACCGGCCCCACCGGCAGCGGCAAGAGCACGACCCTGGCCAGCCTGATCGACCACATCAACCGGACGTTCGCGTACAACGTGATCACGGTTGAGGATCCGGTCGAGATCCTGCACAAGAACAAGAAGAGCATCGTGGTGCAGCGCGAGGTCGGCAGCGACACCCGCGACTTCCGCACCGCCCTGAAATACGCCATGCGCCAGGATCCCGACGTGATCATGATCGGCGAGATGCGCGACAAGGAGACCGTCGAGGCCGCCCTCTCGGCCGCGCAGACGGGCCATCTGGTGCTCAGCACGCTGCATACCCAGGACGCCGTGCGCTCGGTGAACCGCATCATCGACTTCTTCCCGCCCTTCGAGCGCGACCAGATCCGGATTCACCTGGCCGAGTCCCTGGTCGGCATCGTCAGCCAGCGGCTGCTCCGGCGCTCGGACGGAGTCGGGCGGGTGCTGGGGCTGGAGATCATGCTGAACACGCCCCTGATCCAGGACTACATCAAGGACGAGGAGAAGACGCCCCTGATCAAGGATGCCCTGATCGAGGACAACATCCGGGGGATGCACACCTTCGACCAGCACCTCGTGCAGCTGTACCGCAACCACCTGATCACCATGGACGAGGCCCTGGCGTCGGCCACCAGCCCGCATGAACTCAAGCTGATGGTGACCAAGACCGGCACGGCGTACTGA
- a CDS encoding ATP-binding protein, whose translation MILGTEDVTPTVFWFAVTKGASVQLDDLITVQTTRPDGRVVTFYGLVDNVRKRHEGVTFESDVEDVVAGVLPASVSYAARVLVTRVDPEHFIPPQPGDLVRHARGDDLKMALSADKMQEAAFPAGLLADGQALPLNFRFVNGESGGHINISGISGVATKTSYALFLLHSIFRSGVMDRVSAASGGQMAGSAGGRAIIFNVKGEDLLFLDKPNSKVEKREAQASAEKGLSSDRYTIMGLPRTPFRDAQFLAPPRPGSVSGAITPHTDQRGEGVTPFVFTLREFCEKRMLPFVFSDAGSSLNLGFVIGNVEEKLARLAQGQTGPGVTVEDWTPDEADVALEELSFTEVGGITIRTFEQLISYLEFKLLEDREGEGDPKWVLKQSPGTLRAFTRRLRGVQKHLNPLIRGDITAAEAERFRPNLLRGAQLSVVDIHNLSGPAQMFVVGVLLREVFEHKERFGRQDTVFVVLDELNKYAPRDDSSPIKDILLEIAERGRSLGIILIGAQQTASEVERRIVSNAAIRVVGRLDLAEAERPEYRFLPQSFRARAGILQPGTMLVSQPDVPNPVLINYPFPAWATRKDEVDDLDGRPVAEVGEDWLR comes from the coding sequence ATGATCCTCGGCACCGAGGACGTCACGCCCACCGTGTTCTGGTTCGCGGTCACGAAGGGGGCGAGCGTGCAGCTCGACGACCTGATCACGGTGCAGACGACGCGGCCGGACGGGCGGGTCGTGACGTTCTACGGGCTGGTGGACAACGTCCGCAAGCGGCACGAGGGCGTGACCTTCGAGTCGGACGTGGAGGACGTGGTGGCGGGCGTGCTGCCGGCCAGCGTGAGCTACGCGGCGCGGGTGCTGGTCACGCGGGTCGATCCCGAGCACTTCATCCCGCCGCAGCCGGGCGACCTCGTGCGGCACGCGCGGGGTGACGATCTGAAGATGGCCCTGAGCGCTGACAAGATGCAGGAGGCCGCCTTCCCCGCCGGACTCCTGGCTGACGGGCAGGCGCTGCCACTGAACTTCCGCTTCGTGAACGGCGAGAGCGGCGGGCACATCAACATCTCGGGCATCTCCGGCGTGGCGACGAAGACCAGTTACGCGCTGTTCCTGCTGCACTCGATCTTCCGCAGCGGCGTCATGGATCGCGTGTCGGCGGCCAGCGGCGGCCAGATGGCGGGGTCGGCGGGCGGCCGGGCGATCATCTTCAACGTCAAGGGCGAGGATCTGCTGTTTCTGGACAAACCGAACAGCAAGGTCGAAAAGCGCGAGGCCCAGGCCAGCGCCGAGAAGGGCCTGAGCAGCGACCGCTACACGATCATGGGCCTGCCGCGCACGCCGTTCCGGGACGCGCAGTTCCTCGCGCCGCCGCGCCCGGGGTCGGTCAGCGGGGCGATCACGCCGCACACGGATCAGCGGGGCGAGGGCGTGACGCCCTTCGTGTTCACGCTGCGCGAGTTCTGCGAGAAGCGCATGCTGCCCTTCGTGTTCAGCGACGCCGGCAGCAGCCTGAACCTGGGGTTTGTCATCGGCAACGTCGAGGAGAAACTCGCGCGGCTCGCGCAGGGACAGACGGGGCCCGGCGTGACCGTCGAGGACTGGACGCCTGACGAGGCGGACGTGGCGCTGGAGGAGCTGAGCTTCACGGAGGTCGGCGGCATCACCATCCGCACCTTCGAGCAGCTGATCTCCTACCTGGAATTCAAGCTGCTCGAAGACCGCGAGGGCGAGGGCGACCCCAAGTGGGTGCTGAAGCAGTCGCCCGGCACGCTGCGCGCCTTCACGCGCCGGCTGCGCGGCGTGCAGAAGCACCTGAACCCCCTGATCCGCGGCGACATCACGGCCGCCGAGGCCGAGCGCTTCCGACCGAACCTGCTGCGGGGCGCGCAGCTGTCGGTCGTGGACATCCACAACCTGTCCGGTCCCGCGCAGATGTTCGTGGTGGGCGTGCTGCTGCGCGAGGTCTTCGAGCACAAGGAACGCTTTGGCCGCCAGGACACGGTGTTCGTGGTGCTCGACGAGCTGAACAAGTACGCGCCGCGCGACGACAGCAGCCCGATCAAGGACATCCTGCTGGAGATCGCCGAGCGGGGCCGATCCCTGGGCATCATCCTGATCGGCGCGCAACAGACGGCCAGCGAGGTCGAGCGGCGCATCGTCTCGAACGCCGCGATCCGCGTGGTCGGGCGCCTCGACCTGGCCGAGGCCGAGCGGCCCGAGTACCGCTTCCTGCCTCAGAGCTTCCGCGCACGCGCCGGCATCCTGCAGCCCGGCACCATGCTGGTCAGCCAGCCCGACGTGCCCAACCCCGTGCTGATCAACTACCCGTTTCCCGCGTGGGCCACGAGAAAGGACGAGGTCGACGACCTGGACGGCCGCCCTGTCGCCGAGGTCGGCGAGGACTGGCTGAGGTGA
- a CDS encoding DNA double-strand break repair nuclease NurA, which yields MKIRLDPWPVDTQDGQLTLKPFAGLVFNAETDTWAAVAPRDVPRRLEQVLVVDGKPRMEARLLLDDEAGGLSLAGFGAYVVGAVNLCPHGSRQAELYGVAAQRILAYSSDTPGTMLEPARLSPRNPHTGQLDYHPHRFNGAQLEGARGKVQRLMLDAEATLSSDLASALPLDEHDPNALPDTLVLQDGPVRIGGAGRAVLGYVKTLHTDYLGADRIGLLGTLKPGERTPVLRFRVGDQGGGADSEGREQRFTWYVRLCDPPFYQHPLAGVMRLEMHAPDDSDFVPRGVLDIANLSGTLLCRLASAPHKDPRAPQNLIPTAALEHAMGRAMGSPELVTRRIRAHIAQMYGPEAVA from the coding sequence ATGAAGATCCGCCTCGACCCCTGGCCCGTGGATACCCAGGATGGACAACTCACGCTCAAACCCTTCGCCGGGCTGGTCTTCAACGCCGAAACCGATACCTGGGCCGCCGTTGCTCCCCGAGACGTCCCGAGACGACTGGAACAGGTACTCGTGGTGGACGGCAAGCCACGCATGGAGGCCCGACTGCTACTGGACGACGAGGCGGGCGGCCTGAGCCTGGCTGGCTTCGGGGCGTATGTGGTGGGCGCGGTGAACCTCTGCCCACACGGCTCGCGTCAGGCCGAGCTGTACGGCGTGGCCGCTCAGCGCATCCTGGCTTACAGCTCCGACACGCCGGGCACCATGCTGGAACCTGCGCGACTGAGCCCACGCAATCCGCATACCGGACAGCTGGACTACCATCCGCACCGCTTCAACGGTGCCCAGCTGGAGGGCGCTCGGGGCAAGGTGCAGCGTCTGATGCTGGACGCCGAGGCCACCCTGAGCAGTGACCTCGCCTCAGCCCTGCCGCTGGACGAGCACGATCCCAACGCCCTGCCCGACACGCTGGTGTTGCAAGACGGCCCCGTCAGGATCGGCGGGGCCGGACGGGCTGTCCTGGGCTATGTGAAGACGCTGCACACCGACTATCTGGGCGCTGACCGGATCGGGTTGCTGGGAACGCTGAAGCCCGGCGAGCGCACGCCCGTCCTGCGGTTCCGGGTGGGCGACCAGGGCGGCGGCGCGGACAGTGAAGGTCGTGAGCAGCGCTTCACGTGGTATGTGCGGCTGTGCGATCCGCCGTTCTATCAACACCCGCTGGCCGGTGTGATGCGCCTGGAGATGCACGCCCCCGACGACAGCGACTTTGTGCCGCGCGGCGTGCTGGACATTGCCAATCTGTCGGGCACCCTGCTGTGCCGGCTCGCCAGTGCACCGCACAAGGATCCCCGCGCCCCCCAGAACCTGATCCCGACCGCCGCCCTGGAACACGCCATGGGCCGCGCCATGGGCAGCCCCGAACTCGTGACGCGCCGCATCCGCGCCCATATCGCGCAGATGTACGGGCCGGAGGCGGTGGCATGA
- a CDS encoding Crp/Fnr family transcriptional regulator translates to MTYISPTAPAYTHHPESTRTVRRGQTLYYAGDSAPSLYRLESGLMRAVRLTPQGRNLTVRHIRPGDIFGEETLHGTGRAHQVVALTDAVLTPIHPQHLTPTDVWDLTRSLSAQLQRMMTDGVHIQDGDLRERIARYLLNLADSTLGGQHADGVRYVRATHELIAEGTGATRESVSKLIGEMRDDGLLTPAYRCLTLTDEERLRMLSGYHG, encoded by the coding sequence ATGACGTACATCAGCCCCACGGCCCCCGCGTACACCCACCACCCCGAGTCCACCCGCACCGTCCGACGGGGCCAGACCCTGTACTACGCCGGCGACAGTGCGCCGAGCCTGTACCGCCTGGAATCCGGCCTGATGCGCGCCGTGCGCCTGACGCCGCAGGGCCGGAACCTGACCGTGCGGCACATCCGCCCCGGCGACATCTTCGGCGAGGAGACGCTGCACGGCACCGGCCGGGCCCATCAGGTCGTGGCCCTGACCGACGCGGTACTCACGCCCATCCACCCGCAGCACCTGACCCCGACCGACGTGTGGGATCTGACCCGCAGCCTGTCCGCTCAGCTCCAGCGCATGATGACCGACGGCGTTCACATCCAGGACGGCGACCTGCGCGAGCGCATCGCACGGTACCTGCTGAATCTGGCCGATTCCACCCTGGGCGGCCAGCACGCCGACGGCGTGCGGTACGTCCGCGCCACGCACGAGCTCATTGCCGAGGGCACCGGCGCCACCCGCGAGAGCGTGAGCAAGCTCATCGGCGAGATGCGCGACGACGGTCTGCTGACCCCTGCGTACCGCTGCCTGACCCTGACCGACGAGGAACGGCTGCGGATGCTCAGCGGTTACCACGGCTGA
- the purB gene encoding adenylosuccinate lyase, which produces MIDRYLTPEMKALWSEASKYRAWLKVELAAMDAQANHGEVPREAHTALTAQSAADPLDDAFADKVAEIEAVTRHDIVAFTRALTDRYGEHARFIHHGLTSTDVVDTAQNLLLDEALGLIITDVEALHAVCRIQAVAYKHTPTVGRTHGIHAEPMTFGLKFLNWMATLERDLERLNAARKRVQVVMLSGSVGTYAHVSPKVEVEVAAAWGWQAAPVTNQTLARDRHAEVLSALAILGTTLERIAVEIRHLQRSEVREAMEPFGKGQTGSSSMPHKKNPILTENVTGFARLLRGFLTTGLENVALWHERDISHSSAERVILPDATAAASYATRRLTGVLRDLVVFPDRMLKNLNDLGGLVFSQRVLHALIDEQGMSREAAYGLVQRNALRSWETGEGLRDLLKADPENPLDDAHLDAAFDLQWYLRHVDDIYARFGL; this is translated from the coding sequence GTGATCGACCGTTACCTGACCCCCGAGATGAAGGCCCTGTGGAGCGAGGCCAGCAAGTACCGCGCGTGGCTGAAGGTGGAACTCGCCGCCATGGACGCCCAGGCCAATCACGGCGAGGTGCCCCGTGAGGCCCACACCGCCCTGACCGCGCAGAGCGCCGCCGATCCCCTGGACGACGCCTTTGCCGACAAGGTCGCCGAGATCGAGGCCGTCACCCGTCACGACATCGTGGCCTTCACACGCGCCCTGACCGACCGGTACGGCGAACACGCCCGCTTCATCCACCACGGCCTGACCAGCACCGATGTCGTGGACACCGCCCAGAACCTGCTGCTGGACGAGGCACTGGGCCTGATCATCACGGATGTCGAGGCGCTGCACGCGGTCTGCCGGATCCAGGCGGTGGCCTACAAGCACACGCCCACGGTCGGCCGCACGCACGGCATCCACGCCGAACCCATGACCTTCGGCCTGAAGTTCCTGAACTGGATGGCGACCCTGGAACGCGATCTGGAGCGCCTGAATGCCGCCAGAAAGCGCGTGCAGGTCGTGATGCTGTCGGGCAGCGTGGGCACCTACGCGCACGTGTCCCCGAAGGTCGAGGTCGAGGTCGCCGCCGCGTGGGGCTGGCAGGCCGCGCCCGTCACCAACCAGACCCTGGCCCGCGACCGCCACGCCGAGGTGCTGTCCGCCCTGGCGATCCTGGGCACCACCCTGGAGCGCATCGCCGTCGAGATCCGCCACCTCCAGCGCAGCGAGGTGCGCGAGGCGATGGAGCCCTTTGGCAAGGGGCAGACCGGCAGCAGCAGCATGCCGCACAAGAAGAACCCCATCCTGACCGAGAACGTCACCGGCTTTGCCCGCCTGCTGCGCGGCTTCCTGACCACCGGCCTGGAAAACGTCGCCCTGTGGCACGAGCGCGACATCTCCCACTCCAGCGCCGAGCGCGTCATCCTGCCGGACGCCACCGCCGCCGCCAGCTACGCCACGCGCCGCCTGACCGGCGTGCTGCGCGATCTGGTCGTGTTCCCGGACCGCATGCTGAAGAACCTGAACGACCTGGGCGGTCTGGTCTTCAGCCAGCGCGTGTTGCACGCGCTGATCGACGAACAGGGCATGAGCCGCGAGGCCGCGTACGGCCTGGTGCAGCGCAATGCCCTGCGGAGCTGGGAAACCGGCGAGGGCCTGCGCGACCTGCTGAAGGCCGACCCGGAAAACCCGCTGGACGACGCCCATCTGGACGCCGCCTTCGATCTGCAGTGGTACCTGAGGCACGTGGACGACATCTACGCGCGGTTCGGGCTGTAA
- a CDS encoding shikimate kinase, whose amino-acid sequence MSGRVLLTGMSGTGKSSVLAELARRGCEVVETDVGGWCVWGALPGSDNAGWLWREDWMRELLGRPRSVPLVVAGCVANQGQFYRLFGKVVLLSAPADVILARVQARTDNPYGKTPEDQAEILANLRDVEPLLRRGADMEFDTSGMTVAETADAVLALVG is encoded by the coding sequence GTGAGCGGGCGCGTCCTCCTCACCGGCATGTCCGGCACCGGGAAGTCGTCGGTGCTGGCAGAGCTCGCACGGCGTGGGTGCGAGGTCGTGGAGACGGACGTGGGCGGCTGGTGCGTGTGGGGCGCGTTGCCGGGATCGGACAATGCCGGCTGGCTGTGGCGCGAGGATTGGATGCGTGAACTGCTCGGTAGGCCCCGCTCCGTGCCGCTGGTCGTGGCCGGGTGTGTGGCGAACCAGGGGCAGTTCTACCGGCTGTTCGGGAAGGTCGTGCTGCTCAGCGCCCCGGCGGACGTGATCCTGGCGCGTGTACAGGCGCGGACGGACAACCCGTACGGCAAGACACCGGAGGATCAGGCCGAGATCCTGGCGAATCTGCGCGACGTGGAACCGCTGCTGCGGCGGGGTGCGGACATGGAGTTCGACACGTCGGGGATGACCGTAGCCGAGACTGCGGACGCGGTGCTGGCCCTCGTGGGGTGA
- a CDS encoding phage holin family protein, with protein sequence MGFIIRLLVNALALYLLTQVYGGVSFAPGADVVGVLIAALVMGIVNALIRPVLLLLSLPVNVLTLGLFTLVVNGVVLYLVAAVTALNVNGFGAAIIGALILTVISWVLDAVVGALGLDGKSE encoded by the coding sequence ATGGGATTCATCATCCGGCTGCTGGTCAATGCCCTGGCGCTGTACCTGCTCACGCAGGTGTACGGGGGCGTGAGTTTCGCGCCCGGCGCGGACGTGGTCGGGGTGCTGATCGCGGCGCTGGTCATGGGGATCGTGAACGCGCTGATCCGGCCGGTGCTGCTGCTGCTGTCGCTGCCGGTGAACGTGCTCACGCTGGGGCTGTTCACGCTGGTGGTGAACGGCGTGGTGCTGTACCTCGTGGCAGCGGTGACGGCGCTGAATGTGAACGGCTTCGGCGCGGCGATCATCGGGGCGCTGATTCTGACCGTGATCTCGTGGGTGCTCGATGCCGTGGTGGGAGCGCTGGGCCTGGACGGGAAGAGCGAGTGA
- a CDS encoding histone deacetylase, translated as MSSSGHPFRAYTPAAYTFPLPEGHRFPAYKYAGVRDRLSGVLPVLDTPALPWADAGRVHDPLWLRRWRRGEVTAQEERAFGLPWSPGVVERARRAAGGSLAALHDALRVGWGANLAGGTHHAFRDRAEGFCLVNDAAILTRIALDDGLASRVAVIDLDVHQGNGTASLLAAESRAFTLSIHGERNYPFRKEASSLDLGLGDGVTDHEYLEVLRHHALPALDTFRPDLLIYLAGVDVLAGDRFGRFALTLDGVQERNRTVLTWARTAGVPVVTVTAGGYNRDHALTVEAHASVVLDGLDVFAHGW; from the coding sequence GTGAGTTCATCCGGCCACCCCTTCCGCGCCTATACGCCGGCCGCCTACACCTTTCCGTTGCCGGAGGGACACCGCTTCCCGGCGTACAAGTACGCGGGCGTGCGCGACCGACTGTCGGGGGTGCTGCCGGTGCTAGACACCCCGGCGCTGCCCTGGGCCGACGCGGGGCGGGTGCACGATCCGCTGTGGCTGCGGCGCTGGCGACGGGGCGAGGTCACGGCCCAGGAGGAGCGGGCCTTCGGGCTGCCGTGGTCGCCGGGCGTGGTGGAACGGGCCCGGCGGGCGGCGGGGGGATCACTGGCCGCCCTGCACGACGCCCTGCGGGTGGGCTGGGGCGCGAATCTGGCGGGCGGCACCCACCACGCCTTCCGCGACCGCGCCGAGGGTTTCTGTCTGGTGAACGACGCCGCGATCCTGACGCGCATCGCGCTGGACGACGGTCTGGCGAGCCGGGTCGCGGTGATCGATCTGGACGTCCACCAGGGCAATGGAACGGCCTCACTGCTGGCGGCCGAGTCCCGCGCCTTCACACTGAGCATTCACGGCGAGCGCAACTATCCCTTCCGCAAGGAGGCCAGCTCGCTGGATCTGGGCCTGGGCGACGGGGTGACGGATCACGAGTACCTGGAGGTGCTGCGCCACCACGCCCTGCCCGCACTGGATACCTTCCGGCCCGACCTGCTGATCTACCTGGCGGGGGTAGATGTGCTGGCGGGTGACCGTTTCGGACGCTTTGCCCTGACGCTGGACGGCGTGCAGGAGCGCAACCGGACTGTGCTGACGTGGGCCAGGACAGCGGGTGTTCCCGTGGTCACGGTGACGGCCGGGGGCTACAACCGCGATCATGCGCTGACCGTCGAGGCCCACGCCAGCGTCGTGCTGGACGGCCTCGACGTGTTTGCGCACGGGTGGTAG
- a CDS encoding DUF6194 family protein: MDHTEFLQHLRGLYPDAEFLEHGGTVFVMYDPDGRLLPERTRPFVTVVPDDAHDTASDLARPGVYRVNIGVSPDTYRAHFGPPPRTGTDGLVSTGHDFTMLDTLLPHPVYAPMSWVCVLSPCAATVAALRPLLDEAYARAVQNHAQAGRPRGPAGTLPG, translated from the coding sequence ATGGATCACACCGAATTTCTGCAGCACCTGCGCGGCCTCTACCCCGACGCGGAGTTCCTGGAGCACGGCGGTACGGTGTTCGTGATGTACGACCCGGACGGCCGCCTGCTGCCCGAACGCACACGGCCGTTCGTGACAGTGGTGCCGGACGACGCGCACGACACGGCGTCCGACCTGGCGCGGCCGGGCGTGTACCGCGTGAACATCGGCGTGTCGCCGGACACGTATCGGGCGCACTTCGGGCCACCCCCCCGGACGGGAACGGACGGGCTGGTGAGCACCGGGCATGATTTCACCATGCTAGACACGCTGCTGCCGCACCCGGTGTACGCGCCGATGTCGTGGGTGTGCGTCCTGAGCCCCTGCGCGGCCACCGTGGCGGCGCTGCGGCCCCTGCTGGACGAGGCGTACGCGCGGGCCGTGCAGAACCACGCGCAGGCGGGAAGGCCTCGTGGCCCAGCGGGTACACTGCCCGGATGA
- a CDS encoding ABC transporter ATP-binding protein — MAEVILEHINKRYGTKHHAVKDFNLHIADRELMVFVGPSGCGKSTTLRMIAGLEDISDGILKIGDRVVNDVPPKDRDIAMVFQNYALYPHMNVYDNMAFGLKLRKTPKDEIDRRVRDAAKILQIEHLLGRKPKELSGGQRQRVAMGRAIVREPKVFLMDEPLSNLDAKLRVEMRSQISQLHRRLGATIVYVTHDQVEAMTLGNRIVVMRDGVIMQVDTPMNLYDFPQNKFVAGFIGSPSMNFLTGRVQNGNFVIGNDQVAPMGRLGQSLRAYEGKEVVMGIRPEHVSLPEVGDIPQGVNKLSGTVVVVEPLGAQTDLIISVAGQDMTVKVEGQALVQPGDSINIVVDQTRLHAFDPATELAIDRGTPAGTRGQADTPGLGYEYASAVSAD; from the coding sequence ATGGCAGAAGTCATCCTGGAGCACATCAACAAGCGGTACGGCACCAAGCACCACGCGGTGAAGGACTTCAATCTCCACATCGCCGACCGCGAACTCATGGTGTTCGTCGGGCCGTCGGGCTGTGGCAAGTCCACGACCCTGCGCATGATCGCCGGCCTCGAGGACATCAGCGACGGCATCCTGAAGATCGGTGACCGCGTCGTGAACGACGTGCCGCCCAAGGATCGCGACATCGCCATGGTCTTCCAGAACTACGCGCTGTACCCGCACATGAACGTCTACGACAACATGGCCTTCGGCCTGAAGCTCCGCAAGACGCCCAAGGACGAGATCGACCGCCGCGTCCGTGACGCGGCCAAGATCCTCCAGATCGAGCACCTGCTGGGCCGCAAGCCCAAGGAGCTGTCCGGTGGTCAGCGCCAGCGTGTCGCCATGGGCCGCGCGATCGTGCGTGAGCCGAAGGTCTTCCTGATGGACGAGCCGCTCTCGAACCTGGACGCCAAGCTGCGCGTCGAGATGCGCTCCCAGATCTCCCAGCTGCACCGCCGCCTGGGTGCCACCATCGTGTACGTGACCCACGACCAGGTCGAGGCCATGACGCTCGGCAACCGCATCGTGGTCATGCGCGACGGCGTGATCATGCAGGTCGACACGCCCATGAACCTCTACGACTTCCCGCAGAACAAGTTCGTGGCCGGCTTCATCGGCAGCCCCAGCATGAACTTCCTGACGGGCCGCGTGCAGAACGGCAACTTCGTGATCGGCAACGATCAGGTCGCGCCGATGGGCCGCCTGGGCCAGAGCCTGCGGGCCTACGAGGGCAAGGAAGTCGTCATGGGCATCCGCCCCGAGCACGTGTCGCTGCCGGAAGTGGGCGACATCCCGCAGGGCGTGAACAAGCTGAGCGGCACGGTCGTCGTGGTCGAGCCGCTGGGTGCCCAGACCGACCTGATCATCAGTGTGGCCGGGCAGGACATGACCGTCAAGGTCGAGGGTCAGGCCCTCGTGCAGCCCGGTGACAGCATCAACATCGTGGTCGACCAGACCCGTCTGCACGCCTTCGATCCCGCGACCGAACTGGCCATCGACCGGGGAACGCCTGCCGGCACGCGCGGTCAGGCCGACACGCCCGGCCTGGGCTACGAGTACGCGAGCGCCGTCAGCGCCGACTGA